The stretch of DNA GAGATGTGTCCTTTAGATCAAGTTTTAAAATAGCAAGATTCTGCCTGTCATTATCATTATTTCCAAAATCACCAATGTAAATATTTCCTTTTGTATCCTTAGTAATCTCTTCCCAATCGTTATTTTCACCATTCTCAACAAGAACATCTGCTATCAGATTTCCTTGTCTGTCTAATCCGTACACCACATTTTTATTCCCCTGGTCTTCTATTGCCCAGATGGTCTTCTGGTCATCAGACAAGGCAATCCCCGAGATTTCTTTTAATTTTTTAGGTAATGAAAATTCCACTTTTAAAGTATCCTCTTTAGGTTGCTCACTTTGTGTTTTCGGATTGCATCCAACTAACAAAAGAGAAGTTATTGCGCAGACTATATACATTTTCATTAATTTTTATTTAATAGTTTAGCCTCATCCCAAAGAAGATCCATCTCTTCTAAAGACATATTCTCTAATTTTAAATTTCTCTCTAGAGCCATTTCTTCCATCTTTTGAAATCTGGAAATAAACTTCAGATTGGTTCGCTCCAGAGCAGAATCAGGGTTGATATTAGAAATCCGGGCGTAATTGATTAATGAGAAAAACACATCACCCAGTTCCTGTTCTTTTTTTACCAAATCAGTTTCTGCATGGAATTCCGCCAATTCCTCATCTACTTTTTTCCAGGCATCTTCAGCGTCATGGAATTCAAAACCAATTCCCTTTACTTTATCCTGAATTCTATAAGCTTTTACCATACTAGGTAGGCTTTTAGGAACTCCTCCTAAAATCGATGTATTACCTTCTTTTAATTTTAGTTTTTCCCAATTCTTTTTTACTTCTTCTTCATCTTTAACTTCTGTATCCCCGTAAATATGGGGATGACGGAAGATAAGCTTTTCGTTCAAAGAATTAATAACATCTGCGATATCGAAACTACCCTTCTCCGAACCTATTTTAGAATAAAAAACCAAATGAAGCAAAACATCCCCCAGTTCCTTTTTTATTTCCTGCAAATCTTCCTGAAGGATCGCATCAGAAAGTTCGTAGGTTTCTTCAAGTGTCAAGTGACGGAGCGATTGTAAAGTCTGTTTCTGATCCCATGGACACTTTTCACGTAAGTCATCCATAATATCCAATAATCGGCTGAAAGCTTCTAGTTTTTCTTGTTTAGTATTCATAAGTAAATGAGAATTCAAACTCATACAAATGTAAGGGTTATTTTAACTTGGGTGCAAAACTTCGGATGAAAAGTTGAGGAGTTAGAAGTTAGAAGTTAGAAGTTAGAAGTTAGAAGTTAGAAGTTAGAAGTTAGAAGTTAGAAGTTAGAAGTTAGAAGCAAAATTACAGATTATGTATATCTATCAATTTATTCTTTATTCTTTATTCTTTATTCTTTATTCTTTACCCTCTTCAAATAACCGCACAAAAAAGCCTTGTCGAGAAAACGCTCAACAAGGCTGTATTTTAAATTCAAAAATGAATTATCCTTTTTTAGTATGGGTACTTTTCGGAGCTGCTTTAGCTGCTGAAGTAGCTTTTACTTTCGGAGCTGCTGGCTTTTCAGCTTTTGGAGCCGCTTTTTTAGGAGCTGCCTTTTCAGCCAATTCTACTTCTGGGTTTGCCGGATCCAATGTTTCAGGTTCTGCCTTCACAAAGCTTTCAGGAGTAATATATCCTGCCTTATGTAAGATGTTATACCACTGTGCTAATTTCTTGATATCTGAACTGTATACTCTTTCAGTATCATAATTAGGAAGGGAAGCTCCCATGAATTCCTTTAACTCAGCGTCTGAAGATTTATGAGAAATTGTTTCCTTATAATCATGGTTTTTAGCAACATTTTCAAAAACTTCAAATAAAGGAACTTCCTTATCAAATGTAAACATCGCAATATTATCCAACAAACTCACCTGGCTTGAATTTCCAATACTTACTTTCTTCTTTGTAGTTACATCTTCAATAATAAATCCGTTTCTTAATTGAGAAACTAATTTATAAAGCCCTGGTTTTCCAGCAATTGAAATTATTTTTTCTAACAACATAATTTTATTTTTTTAATTTTTAGTAATCGGCCTGGACCTTTTACTGCGTATTATTTTTATTTTACTTATTTAACTCTATTTCGGAAATCTCATCTTATAATTGATGCTTACATCACCTTGAGATATTTTTGACAGCTTACCTTTCACCAATTTCTTTTTCAAAGCACTGAGATGATCAGTAAATAACGTTCCTTCAATATGATCATATTCATGCTGAATTACGCGGGCTCTAATATCGGAAAAAGTTTCTTTATGCTTCACAAAATTTTCGTCATAATACTCAATCAAAATTGTGCTTTTTCTCTTCACATCCTCCCTTACGTCAGGAATCGAAAGACAACCTTCATTAAACTTCCATTCTTCTCCGGATTCTTCAAGAATTTGAGCATTGATAAAAACCTTTTTAAAATTTCTCAGCTCATCCTGGATATCCTCGTAATCTTCATCTTCAGCCAACGGAGTTACATCGATAACAAACAAACGAATATCAAGACCAATCTGCGGAGCAGCAAGGCCAATTCCGTTCGCACTGTTCATAGTTTCGAACATATTATCTATAAGTTCTTCTAAATCGGGATAATTTTTGTCTATATCTTTGCCTACTTTTCTTAAAATAGGATCCCCAAAGGCTCTTATTGGTAGAATCATCTTGTTCTTTGTTCTAAAAAATTCTGCAATATAATAGTTGCACTTACTTTATCTATTAATCCCTTTTCCTGTCTCTTTTTTTTATTCTTCCCACTTTGGGATATAAAAAAGGAAGCCATTTTGGAAGTGAATCTCTCATCAAAACGGTGAACGGGAATGGTTGGAAATTCTTTTTTAAATTCTTCTATGAATTTTAAAATATCAGTTTCCACTTCGGAAATATTTCCTTTTAAATCTACAGGAAGCCCGACCACTACATCATCAACCTTATTTTCACTGGTATATTTTTTCAAAAAAATCAATAAAAATTTTGTTTCAACAGTGTCCAGACCACTTGCAATAATCTGCATATCATCTGTTGCAGCGATACCACAACGCGCCTTTCCGTAGTCTATTGCAAGGATTTGTCCCATAGGTTTGCAAATTTAGTAAATTTTAATGATTTTATTCATAACGTAGTTTTTTTTATAAATGATGTTTCATTCCATATTTTTTTTTATAATTTTAATCTTCCAAAAAACGAAATTATGAAGAAACTCATTCTAGTGAGACATGCAAAGAGCGACTGGCCGGAGGAAACAGAAGATTTTGACAGACCTTTGGCAGACAAGGGATTGGAAGACGCTATGAACATGTCCAGATTCTTAAAAACCAATAATATTGCAATTGATTATCTGGTATCCAGTCCGGCGGTTCGGGCATTGAATACATGCAAGATTTTCAATCAAACTTATCAGTTGAATTTTATGACTGATGAGAAGCTTTATAATCCATCGGAACGAAATTTTGAATCTGTAATTTACAACCTGAATGACGACCACAGCTCAGTAGCTTTCTTCTCACATAATAACGGAATCTCTAATTTTGCGAATTCTATTTCCGAAGATATTTTTCATTTTCCAACCTGCGGAGTAGCCGGGTTTGAGATAGACTGCAATTCGTGGTCTGAATTTGATGGAGCCAGCAAAAAGCTTCTGTTCTTTTATGAACCTAATAAAATTAAGTAGTATTCATAAAATAACTATTGCATAGTTTTTCTTCCTTTTCTTCTTTTTATATTAAAAGAGGAAACATTTCTATTTTAGCACCTTTGCATCATTTTGTCATCAACCTTTCCAACCATCACCTGGAAAACTCAGTTTTTAAATTAAATAAAATTGATTTTTAACGGGAAAATATCATGTTTCTCTTCTTGTCATTGTTTTTAGAATAAAATACTTTTGTATTATATATATAATTATTCTAAATAAAAATAACAATGAAGAAACAATTTTACTTCTTATTTTTTTTGCTTGTATTAGCAGGAAACACAGTGAATTCACAGACAACTGCCAACCTCTTTATAGGAAATTTAAACGCTCCTAACCCTATGATCATAGATGGCAATGAAATGTATATTGGCATTTACTATCTCGACAAAGTTATCAAAGTCAGTATTGATAATCCTACCGCACCACCTGTTGACGTGGTAACAGGGGTAAGCAGGCCTTATGGACTGGCATTAAAAGATCATATATTATATATTTCAGAATATGGCGCGGATCGAATTTCCAAGATCAATCTTAATGTTCCAAATCCAGCTCCTGAACTTGTTATCAATAATGTAAGCAGTCCTCTTGGTCTTGAGTTTGTTGGAAATGAATTATATATAGCTGCTAATACGGCTAACAAAATTCAAAAAATAGATATCAGCCAACCAGCACCCCAATTGATAGATGTATGCCCCGCAATACTTCCGTTTGAAATTGAAATTATTGGCAATTCACTTTATTTCACAGAGCGAATGGATGGCAGAGTCTCAATGGTTAAATTAAATGATACCGCGCCACCTACTGTGGTTGTACAAGGATTAAGCTATCCATCAGGTCTCACTTCTTACGGTAAAGAACTATTTATTAGTGAGGCAGGGGCTGCCAAAATTTCAAAATTCAATATTACTGAATCTAATCCTACAGTATCAGATGCCGTTATTTCTAGTGAATTCAATTATCCTTCAGGATTAGCTACAAAAAACAGCACTCTGTTTATTACTGACCTTTTTGCAGGTTCACTGTTAAAAGCAGATTTAACATCATTATCTGTTTCTGATTTAAACCTTAAGAATACAACATCATCCATATATCCTAATCCTGCAAAAGATGAGTTAACAATAATAAATCCGTCATCCAAAGATTATAAGATATTTGATATGGTTGGAAACCTGATTCTTTCGGGAAAAATGGAAAGAAATAGAATCGATATAAGCCAGCTTGTAAAAGGCGCTTATATCATTCAGTCCGGAGACCTGATTAAAAAATTCATCAAAGAATAAAACTTTCAATAGATCATCAATAAAAAGAGGCTGTCTCAAAAGAGATAGCCTTTTTTATGCAAAAAGGAAAGCTTTCGCTTTCCTAATAGTTGCAAATTGATTAATTTGCATTGTGTTAAGTACGTCAAAAGTAGTCTTTAAAGATTACACCCCCAAAGAAAATCTGCTTTTTCCTCCCAATTTATCGGAGTTGATTGATGAGCGACATCCTGTGAAAATTGTTTCAAACATTATTGATGGCTTGGATATCAAAAGCTTAATTAAAACCTACAAACCTGGCGGAACATCTTGCTACCACCCGAAAATGCTTTTGAAAGTTTTGATTTATGGCTATTTAAGCAATATCTATTCAAGCCGCAAAATGGAGCAGGCCTTGAAAGAAAACATCCATTTTATGTGGCTCTCTGCAATGAGCCGTCCCGATCATAACACCTTAAACAGGTTCCGTAGTGAACGATTGAAAGGTGAGATTAAAGCTATTTTCACACAAATTGTTCTTCTTTTGGAAAAGGAAGGTTTGGTAAGTCTGAAAACCACTTTTGTAGATGGCACCAAGATAGAAGCCAATGCCAATCGCTATACTTTTGTTTGGGGAAGAGCTGTCAAAAAACACAAAGAAAGGATTGCAGAGCAATTAGAAGAGCTTTGGAACTATGCAGAAACAGTTGCCAAAGACGAGCTTGAAAATACAGAAAGTATTGATTTTAAAGAAGTAGATTCTGAAAAAGTAACTCAAACCATCGAAAAGATCAATGAAGTTTTGAAAGATAAAAAAGTAGCTTCAAAAGTTCGTCAGAAACTGAATTATGCTAAGAAAAACTGGGCAGATAATTTAGAGAAATATAAAAAACAGCAAGAATTATTAGAAGATAGAAATTCCTATTCCAAAACCGATACAGACGCTACTTTTATGCGAATGAAGGAGGATCATATGCGAAACGGACAACTAAAACCCGCTTACAATCTACAAATTTCTACCCATAGACAATTCATTTTACATTATTCAATTCATCCCAACCCAACAGACACCAAAACATTAGCGACTCATTTACTGGGTTTTGAAGAAAGCTATCATAAAGCTCCCAAAGAGCTTGTTGCTGATGCTGGTTATGGCTCAGAAGAAAATTACAACTTGTTAAAATCTAAGAAAATAAAAGCTTATGTTAAATATAATTACTTCAGAAAAGATCAGAAATCGGGACAAATAACCACTTCACAAAACAATCCTAAATTGGCAAAAATCAGAGAAAAGGTTTTCAAACTTCTTAATACCAGCAAGGGCATCAAACTCAGAAAACAAAGATGCCATGATATTGAACCTGTTTTTGCAGAGCTCAAACACAACAAAAATTTTAAACGATTCATGCTTCGGGGAAAAAATAAAGTCGAGGTAGAAATCGGCATACTCGCAATTGCCCACAATCTAAAGAAAATGTCAAAAGCAGCCTAAAACAGACTGCTTTTTTGACTTATATCTTCTTTTTTCCAAGATATTTTTTTTATTCAAAATATCGAAATCTTTTTTCAATGAAATACTAAAAAGAGACTGTCCTTTTGAGACAGCCTCTTTTTTTATTTAACATGCTAGTATTTAATTCAGAGACACAAACTCTATGTTTTAGATTTGTTATTTTCTTTGCAAATCCAGATCATCAAAATCGAAACTAAAATCTGTAACATCGGAAATAGGTTTTAATCTGGCTGATTCCGCTTTACCATTTTCGTCATAATTAAAAATAATATAAGCATCTGCATCATAGCTTCTGTCATCCCATTTAATGATGAAGCTATTATTGGAATAAGGTAATAATTCACCTTTCAACCTCGGTGAATTTTTACATGAAATTCTATAGCTATTTCCTTGCTGAGCAATTTCAACATCACCAAACCAGACATCATTATATGTCCCTACAAACTGCTCTGCTTTAGGCTGTAGGTTTTTATCTTTTTTAAACGAATCAGATTTGGCAAATGCTTCTTTCTTTTGCTTCTCATATTCAGCGTTCATTTTAGCCATCCTGTCTCCATAAGTTTTCAGCCAGTTTCTATCTGAAACTCCCAAATAAGAGTCTTTTACAGTATTGGTAACCGTATTAAAAGCCGCTCCTGACTGTTGGTTGGTCAATACAACAATACCCAATTTCAAATCCGGAATTAAGGTAAACTGAGTCACAGTCCCGATCAGGCCACCCGTATGCTGAATTTGCTTATGTCCTTTAACATCACTTAAAAACCATCCCATTCCGTATCCGTAGAAGCTCGTATCATATGGATTTTTCATAGCTACTCCACTAGGAATCTGCAAACTCCAAAGTTGTTGGACTTGTTTATCTGAAACTAATTTCTTCCCATCTTTTGTTGTAAAATTATTCAGAAGACATTCTGCCCAGGTAGTCATATCTTTGATATTACTCATAATACCTCCAGCCGCATTTCCCGTTTCATTCCAGTCATGAGGGACTGCTATTACTTTTCCGTCTGCCGGCGCGTGGGCATCAATTTTATTATTGATAGATTTAGCCCTGTTATAGCTTCCGAAACTCGCAGTCATTCCTACAGGCTTCATGATTCTTTGTTCAACAAACTCTGCCCAGCTTAATCCTGAAATACGGTGAATCACCTCACCCGCAACGATAAACATAATATTATTGTAATCTAAAGTAGT from Chryseobacterium piperi encodes:
- the mazG gene encoding nucleoside triphosphate pyrophosphohydrolase, producing MNTKQEKLEAFSRLLDIMDDLREKCPWDQKQTLQSLRHLTLEETYELSDAILQEDLQEIKKELGDVLLHLVFYSKIGSEKGSFDIADVINSLNEKLIFRHPHIYGDTEVKDEEEVKKNWEKLKLKEGNTSILGGVPKSLPSMVKAYRIQDKVKGIGFEFHDAEDAWKKVDEELAEFHAETDLVKKEQELGDVFFSLINYARISNINPDSALERTNLKFISRFQKMEEMALERNLKLENMSLEEMDLLWDEAKLLNKN
- a CDS encoding DUF5606 family protein encodes the protein MLLEKIISIAGKPGLYKLVSQLRNGFIIEDVTTKKKVSIGNSSQVSLLDNIAMFTFDKEVPLFEVFENVAKNHDYKETISHKSSDAELKEFMGASLPNYDTERVYSSDIKKLAQWYNILHKAGYITPESFVKAEPETLDPANPEVELAEKAAPKKAAPKAEKPAAPKVKATSAAKAAPKSTHTKKG
- the def gene encoding peptide deformylase translates to MILPIRAFGDPILRKVGKDIDKNYPDLEELIDNMFETMNSANGIGLAAPQIGLDIRLFVIDVTPLAEDEDYEDIQDELRNFKKVFINAQILEESGEEWKFNEGCLSIPDVREDVKRKSTILIEYYDENFVKHKETFSDIRARVIQHEYDHIEGTLFTDHLSALKKKLVKGKLSKISQGDVSINYKMRFPK
- the ruvX gene encoding Holliday junction resolvase RuvX, which translates into the protein MGQILAIDYGKARCGIAATDDMQIIASGLDTVETKFLLIFLKKYTSENKVDDVVVGLPVDLKGNISEVETDILKFIEEFKKEFPTIPVHRFDERFTSKMASFFISQSGKNKKKRQEKGLIDKVSATIILQNFLEQRTR
- a CDS encoding SixA phosphatase family protein, producing MKKLILVRHAKSDWPEETEDFDRPLADKGLEDAMNMSRFLKTNNIAIDYLVSSPAVRALNTCKIFNQTYQLNFMTDEKLYNPSERNFESVIYNLNDDHSSVAFFSHNNGISNFANSISEDIFHFPTCGVAGFEIDCNSWSEFDGASKKLLFFYEPNKIK
- a CDS encoding T9SS type A sorting domain-containing protein; amino-acid sequence: MKKQFYFLFFLLVLAGNTVNSQTTANLFIGNLNAPNPMIIDGNEMYIGIYYLDKVIKVSIDNPTAPPVDVVTGVSRPYGLALKDHILYISEYGADRISKINLNVPNPAPELVINNVSSPLGLEFVGNELYIAANTANKIQKIDISQPAPQLIDVCPAILPFEIEIIGNSLYFTERMDGRVSMVKLNDTAPPTVVVQGLSYPSGLTSYGKELFISEAGAAKISKFNITESNPTVSDAVISSEFNYPSGLATKNSTLFITDLFAGSLLKADLTSLSVSDLNLKNTTSSIYPNPAKDELTIINPSSKDYKIFDMVGNLILSGKMERNRIDISQLVKGAYIIQSGDLIKKFIKE
- a CDS encoding IS1182 family transposase, with protein sequence MLSTSKVVFKDYTPKENLLFPPNLSELIDERHPVKIVSNIIDGLDIKSLIKTYKPGGTSCYHPKMLLKVLIYGYLSNIYSSRKMEQALKENIHFMWLSAMSRPDHNTLNRFRSERLKGEIKAIFTQIVLLLEKEGLVSLKTTFVDGTKIEANANRYTFVWGRAVKKHKERIAEQLEELWNYAETVAKDELENTESIDFKEVDSEKVTQTIEKINEVLKDKKVASKVRQKLNYAKKNWADNLEKYKKQQELLEDRNSYSKTDTDATFMRMKEDHMRNGQLKPAYNLQISTHRQFILHYSIHPNPTDTKTLATHLLGFEESYHKAPKELVADAGYGSEENYNLLKSKKIKAYVKYNYFRKDQKSGQITTSQNNPKLAKIREKVFKLLNTSKGIKLRKQRCHDIEPVFAELKHNKNFKRFMLRGKNKVEVEIGILAIAHNLKKMSKAA
- a CDS encoding serine hydrolase, coding for MNQKLSFLIFLFTVGLFSAQVEEKKLDELIQNTIKTFEVPGMSVGIIKDGKLIYSKGFGVRSLTTKQPMDENTLVGIASNSKGFTCTALAILADEGKLNWDDKVSKYIPEFQMYDSYVSKNVTIKDLVTHRAGLGLGQGDLMFFPEGGSLTVNDIVHNVRYLKPENPFRTTLDYNNIMFIVAGEVIHRISGLSWAEFVEQRIMKPVGMTASFGSYNRAKSINNKIDAHAPADGKVIAVPHDWNETGNAAGGIMSNIKDMTTWAECLLNNFTTKDGKKLVSDKQVQQLWSLQIPSGVAMKNPYDTSFYGYGMGWFLSDVKGHKQIQHTGGLIGTVTQFTLIPDLKLGIVVLTNQQSGAAFNTVTNTVKDSYLGVSDRNWLKTYGDRMAKMNAEYEKQKKEAFAKSDSFKKDKNLQPKAEQFVGTYNDVWFGDVEIAQQGNSYRISCKNSPRLKGELLPYSNNSFIIKWDDRSYDADAYIIFNYDENGKAESARLKPISDVTDFSFDFDDLDLQRK